In a genomic window of Meleagris gallopavo isolate NT-WF06-2002-E0010 breed Aviagen turkey brand Nicholas breeding stock chromosome 1, Turkey_5.1, whole genome shotgun sequence:
- the LOC104911951 gene encoding DENN domain-containing protein 5B-like yields MVRNEITGHTYKFPCGRWLGKGVDDGSLERILIGELVSSTSDEELGKQCRTPPQQKSPTTARRLSITSLTGRNTKPNAGQIQEGIGEAVNNIVKHFHKPEKERGSLTILLCGENGLVAALEQVFHHGFKSARIFHKNVFIWDFIEKAVAYFETSDQIGDNEEALLLQRSSCKTFCHYVNAINTAPRNIGKDGKFQILVCLGTRDHLLPQWIPLLAECPLITRMYEENALLRDRMTVNSLIRVLQTLQDFNIVLEGSLIKGVDV; encoded by the exons GTTTCCCTGCGGGCGATGGTTGGGAAAGGGCGTTGACGACGGCAGCTTGGAGCGAATCCTTATTGGAGAGCTGGTGTCCTCCACATCTGATGAAGAGCTGGGAAAGCAGTGCCGTACTCCACCCCAGCAGAAGTCTCCTACCACAGCTCGGCGGCTGAGCATCACTTCTCTCACAGGAAGGAACACCA AGCCAAACGCGGGACAGATCCAAGAGGGAATTGGAGAAGCTGTGAACAATATTGTGAAACATTTTCATAAGCCAGAGAAAGAG AGAGGGAGCCTTACCATTCTGTTGTGTGGGGAGAATGGCTTGGTtgcagcactggagcaggtcTTCCACCACGGATTCAAATCAGCTCGCATTTTTCATAAGAATGTCTTCATCTGGGATTTCATAG AGAAAGCCGTTGCCTATTTTGAAACCAGTGACCAGATTGGTGACAACGAGGAGGCCCTTTTGCTTCAGAGATCATCATGCAAAACCTTCTGCCATTATGTGAATGCCATCAATACAGCTCCAAGGAACATTGGAAAGGATGGCAAATTCCAAATTCTGGTTTGCCTGGGGACAAG GGACCACTTGCTGCCCCAGTGGATCCCCTTACTGGCAGAATGCCCACTCATTACAAGGATGTACGAGGAGAACGCCCTGCTACGGGACCGCATGACTGTCAACTCCCTTATCCGAGTCCTACAGACATTGCAAGACTTCAACATCGTCCTAGAAGGATCGCTCATTAAAGGAGTGGATGTTTAG